The DNA region AATAATGTTAGGTACTTTTGTAAAACATGAACATATTTAccaaattattttgattaacaTCTCTTAAGGTTTACAAAAGAATTCACAAATAAAATAGTGCACATACACAAACAAAACTATTACATATTAAACTAGATATCATTTCTCAACATAGATAAGTTAGGATTTCCACTTGACATCATCCATTTATACCACTTTGGCAAAAGACTTTGTAAGACTTCCTGAATACTTCGTGGGAAGTATTCTACCATAAAATACATTAGGAGACTTTTCAAGAAATCTTAACGAGAATCTTCTGAGAATTTTCTAAAAGTCTTATGAGAAGTCTTCCAAAGTCTCactcagatctgaaaaatcaTGTCTATTCAAAAgcattcatattttttgaaagaaatagaaaacttcaaaaatattttattcttaaataataaagaaaactGTCATGTTAAGTTgaatctataattttttaaaatctaatatataaacacacacaaaatacatataaaaagaataaaaatttgttaCCATTTTGGACAGAAGATTTTGAAAACTTCGTGAGGCAGAAGTTTTTTAGTATAAAATACATCCCAATAAATCTtccaaaaatcttccaaaagtCTTTTGAGAAGTTTTACAAAGTCTAACTCACATCTGAAAATCTGcatatttaaaaacattcaaatggcttcaaaacataaaaaacctatatatatcatattagtAGTAAGTAAATATACTCAATAGcgataaaatataatagtttgcTTTAGTGattatttattcataaaatgagtgaacaaattttttaatttattcctTCCATCTTTTTAAGTCTCGTAACTtcttttatattatagaaaactTCTTTTACAATCTAAACGTATGAATTTGTATTTGTCATACCATGAAAAAACATATTCTCacttctataattttttaaaaaatattataatcaacacttttataaaacttatttttaacatataaacCATATGTATGATGgatttatagttttaaaaatatttataaaatcatttaattatttaataataatttattttataattattctTTGCCTCCAACGAAATTTTTCGCTGGCTCTGCTACTGTTTCAAAGTATGAATGTGTGATGAGTGTTGATATTCAAATGATATATTTGGAAAGTTACGTTCTTTACTCTTCAAGTGAAGAAACTATACTCACATGAATGAAGGACGAAGAAGAAAACAAggatatattttcttatttttgcaAATGacaaattcatatttttattttgatgtatgaattaaaaattatccaaaaatattttaaatttgatttctGTTATGAAAATCTTAATAGATTGTAAACAGATTTGTGAtatgaatattaattaataagtaaataattaattattgaacaaaaaattatagaattattaataaatttactattaattaaataatttttaaaattacatttaaatatataattcctttagaatcaattattataactgattaaataattaaaactaattataacagttatcatatatatatatataattgcgTCCAGTggttaacatatatttttttcaagtgGCACGTATTATTATCAAGGAAAAATGATTGCTGactacataaaatataatcataacATGGCTAACCATGCCAACTAAACAAATGTATATTTAGctacacaaaatatatactatGCATGACAAATCCCTCACCTTTATGatgttatgtaattaacattacaagtttaattttttttttacgaccACAAGTTTAATTTTATCCATGGAAAAATGAGTGTATGACAGAGACCGTTTTAAATTTCTCTtttcatcaattaaaatattgacGTGTCTGACGGTTGTTTACTTAGATAAGATTTTGATCCGTGTTTAAAAGCgtaagaatatttttaacaaaactaacattttttttgttttagtgtacctaaaaatttttattcttgtgtatttggaaataaaattattatattattattattttatttatattaaatataactttatataatatatttttcttttattttttagttattttaatctgttttgttatgaaattttaataaaatgtcTATAACTTGTTTGAATTATTGTGTGATTTAATacttatttgataatttttttattataaaacttatttgatgTCCATTTAAAGTTCATagcaaaacagattaaataatTCAAAGAACAAAATTcaataataacatatataactttcatattaatataaatgaACATAATACAATTATATAGGTTttaaaatacactaaaataaaaaatgttgaaACACTActtataaaaaatgataaaacataattgatttttaaattagattttgttaaaagtttCTTATGCTTTGAAAATGTGGATCAAATATCTAATTTTAGTTGAATTATGTTCGGATCGGTCAAATTTTAATTGATGAAACAATAAATTTAAACGGTCTTTGATATCCACAATAGTTTTTAGATGAATAAAATTAACTACATAATTCAACTACATAATTTAAACGGTCTCTGATATTAACTATATAACATCGTAAAGTTGAGAAATTATATCATGCATAATATGTACTTTGTGTGGTTAAATATACATTAGTTTAGTTTGCATGGTTAGTCATGCGACCGCCAATACTTAATGCAGTTGGCAATCATTTTTCCTATTATCAACTATAATTTACGTCACTCACTCTCTATCTCCCAGGTGTCGCTTCTCAGGATTTCGAGAAGGTAAGCCTTCGAATTTGTGCTCCTAGGCTTTTACCTCTGAATCGGAACTCCTTATTTGAGTTATATGTCTTGGTAGGATGTTGATGCACCGGCTTTTGTTTAAAATAGTGTGGTGCTTGATTTATCCTGATTCTTTAATTTCACTTTCATTTCGGATTCGCAAATATCTCTATCTGAACAATGACAGCATTATAAGCGAGCTGTTTCATATTCATTGTGATTTTGAGTGTTTTGTTAGGTTCTTAGTCTCTCTATTGCTCTTGTGTTAAGATACAGACATTCCTGAATGCTTTACTACGAATCTTAGCTGAAGTATACTTTCATATTCATTGTGATTTTGATTGTTCTGTTAGTTCTGCTCGTCTACAAGCAATGACAACCTGGAAGTATCAAGGTCTAGTAGGTAATCTCTCTACTAAAGCTTAAAACTATTTGGTAATCTCTCTACGTAAAGCTTAAAATTATTTGGTCCATTAGACTGTGTTATGAGACTGGTGAAAAAGGTCTCAACTTGATTagcttttcttctttcttagTGTCTTTTGGCTTTGAAGATTGTTGTTGGTAGAAAGAACAAGTATTTGACCAGTTGGAAGCTTGCTTAACCAAGTCAAGTTCATAACCTTTTCCATTCAGTGCAACTTAACTCGACAGTTCTCATTTTCTGATTATGCAAGGACGCATATTACCAAAGTCTTGAACATGAAACCTCCAGAGATCTTATCGTTCTGTATGAAGTAAGAGATTGTGTTTGCTCTATTAGGAGCTAAGCTCTCACTGATTAGCACTTGTTGAATAATTTTCTGATaacaataacaacaaaaaaTGTGTTTATGTGCAGCAAGAAAGAATGGAGAAGGAAGCTATTGTTAACTCATTGTTGGAGATAAACTATGAAGATGTTTGAGGTTGGTGAGACTGAGATATATACTttatctttacttttttttgtcactgaataTTTCATTAGAAaactaagaagaagaaacgagTCCAAAACGATGGCCCAAATCATGATATCCGTTACAAAGGGAAATGAGCTGGAAAAACTTTTTGCgaaaaacataaacatgatAAAAGGAAATTGTTGCAAAACTAGAGGAAATCGAACGGATGTCTTTCACAATTCCGATGATTTCTTTTGACTGGAGATTGCCGGTGATAGCTCTTATGAGCGTTAAAACTGTCGGAGAGAACCTTGAGTGTAGAAAACTCCAAGGTTAGCGCCTTGTAAAGTGCCGATCGAAACGTGATGGCCTCTGGAATAAGGATATAAAGCCCTATTTGACTTGATTTGGCACTGAAACATATATGAACCGCTTTGAAACCACTTAAGCTTACGGAATCTTCGGCGAACATAATGTTTGCTGAGAAGGACAGTGAGACGGTTGAGGCTTGAAAGCATGGACTAGGTGAATCCAATAGTGATAAGGTGGCCACATTCACGACAATGACAATATAATGGAGCTTGGCGAGGACTTCTAAGGCATTAACAAAAGCTGAATTACGACAAAACTTTTAGCTCCAGGCATTACCGTGATGGCGCCATGAAGTTTTGACGGAACTAAAGccctgtctttttttttttctgagtttGACATTTCTTATTGAGCAAATAATTTAACTTTGATTTCTGTTCTTTTATGCAATCAGGAAACCACATTGAAAAATCATAGGAAAAGATAGCTCAAAAGGTTATAGTTTCATGGAAATAGTACTGATATAATACTGTGGAAGCATTGGACGAGGATTATCAGCCTATATTCTCAGCTTCAAAAAACATGGGACCAATTACGAGTTAAAAGACCAGAGTGCCATGGAGTAAAGTGGTCTGTTTCTCACAAGGATTTCCCTCGGTTTCTCTTTTATGGTTATCCATTAAGAACAGATTGTCCACAGAGGACAGAATGAGGCAATGGGGTATAGTGCAGGGACGTGGTTCTGTGGAGAGCGAGATGAAGACAAGGAGACCATTTCTTCTTCGCATGTCCATACTCATACACTGTCTGGGAAAGGTCATACACTGTCTGGGAAAGGCTTGCAAAATGACTAGTTTGCAATGGAATCAATCCAGATTGGCAATGGACTATCACTCGACTGCATCGTAAGGGAGAGAAGGGAATGAATACAATTCTAGCCAAGAtgttacttttaatatttttattaatttataatcatttttaaaatataaaaatttaaaataaaatattaattcttAGTATTTGTTAatacaaatttttgaaatttaaatatttatgcattttatataatatatattttaatttaaagaatatatgtatttaataaTTATGACTTTCTACTCactataattttatgaatatttgtatcttgttatatataaatattaaaccactgataacaaaattttcaaaatgaaattTTTAACAGTTTCATTAATTTATAGTCGTCTTCAAAAtataacttaattatatatagaaaaatctaaatttttattatatggttaatgtgattgtttaatttatttgaaaaatataatataaaaaatgatagaaatatacaacttattatcaaatctttattatttaaaacaattaattatcatatatatatatattgatcaaATTAGGTAGCTCTatatcttatatttaaaaaaatttgaagaatattttttatattaatataattagttctatgattattttaataaaatatactatatgattggatggactaatttatttttaaaagattttgaaaATGATTCTCGTGACACATATCATAATAAAATGTTGGTAATGTATCTATTGAGTACTTTGATTGGTTTTCAAACAATTGGGTACCTTTTAGCCCTATTTGgcctaaattaataatttaatacaaTGGCCGACAGCAgaaaagatttataatataccagcacaaaatgatttataattatatatttgataatcaTTATAAGAACAATGTTTCGAAATTACTAGTGTATCCTCATttgttaataattataaaaccaACATGATTTTTCAATATCAGTCACTAACCTTTACAAAATCTTTCACACGGAAAAAGGGAATTGTaaagaaaatggaagaaaaTAAACGAAACTTAGTTGATGAAGAAGCTAAAGCTTCTCTAGACATATGGAGATATCTCTTTGGGTTTGCAGATATTGCAGCTGCAAGGTGTGCAATTGATCTTAAAGTACCAGAAGCCCTTGAAAACCATTCTTTGTCACAGCCGATGACTCTAGCCGAACTCTCCTCCGCTATCTCCGCCTCTCCGTCACATCTCCACCGTATAATGAGGTTTCTTGTGCACCAAGGAATCTTCAAAGAAGTACCCACAAAAGATGGTCTTTCCACAGGCTACACTAACACTCCACTCTCTCGCCGTATGATGATCACTAAACGTGACGGCAAGTCAATGGCTCCTATGCTTCTCCTTGAATCAAGTCAAGAGATGCTCGCTCCATGGTTGAAACTGAGCTCAGCTATCTCTTCGCCGGTCAACGGTTTGGTTCGGCCTTTCGATGCAGTGCACGGTAAGGAGTTGTGGTCGTTCGCAAAGGACAATCCGCGCCACAGTGAACTGTTTAATGAGGGCATGGCTTGTGAAGCAAGGCGCGTGGTGCCACTTGTAGCCAGAGCTTGTCACGGCTTATTTGACGGCGTGGCTACGGTGGTGGACGTAGGAGGTGGTACCGGAGAGACGATGGAGATATTAGTTAAGGAGTTTCCTTGGATCAAAGGAATTAACTTTGATCTTCCTCATGTTGTTGAAGTTGTTCAAGTCTTGGATAATGTTGAGAATGTTGGAGGAGATATGTTTGATTCCATTCCTGCATGCGACGCTGTTTTCATCAAGGTTAGATTCATTACATATATCTTTGAtttgtttgattaatttttagtattcactaaaatcatttatagtGATTTCCAGAAAACTTACATTAACTAGTGCTTCGACTCATTTTATTTTAGccttttaaatcttttataaattaattactcCTTTAACACAAAAACTATCAAGAACAACCTAACTGGAAAAACAataaaccaaaatgaaaaatatacccgcccttccAAGGGCGGTCAGTATCTAgtttgtttctttatatttagAAACTACTTTTGAGAAATTAAAATGGGACACTTAAGAAAATACATCTGAggataaaattacaaaattgattattattatattattttatatatcttttaaagTTGTTCTCTATATCTTTCTTAAGCGGAGAGGTATGTATATCATTTAAACTATTTATCTTAAGCTTGGACTATTAActattttgaaggaaaaaataCATTATCATAACAATGATACTATATGGACTTCTAAGAATAAAATTTGTGATAAATTACAGTCCGTGTTACACGATTGGGGAGACGAAGACTGcataaaaatattgaagaacTGTAAAGAAGCGCTCCCACCAAAAACTGGAAAAGTATTAATAGTGGAACCTGTAGtcggagaaaagaaaaaaaacgatgataatggaagagagagatgagaaatTAGAGTATGTGAGATTGGCACTTGATATGATAATTGATGGTTCACACAGGCTCAGGTAAGGAAAGGACTCTGAAAGAGTGGGACTTTATCATTAAAGAAGCTGGCTTTGCTCGATATGAGGTTAGGGATATCGATGATGTTCAGTGGGTTATCATTGCGTATCCCTTTTTAAAAAGAAGGAGATAAAGAGTCAAATGCAAGCTGGAGGAAGGGCTCAACAACAAAAAGCATTTGAGAAATCTCAAGAATATTTGTGAAAATTGTTCTGTGGAAAGAAAATCTACATCTTAAGTGTAAGTGTGGGTGTGAGTGTGAGTGTGAGTGTGAGAGTGAGTgtggaatctttttttttttgtgagaagTTTAATGGTTTGTTTTGCTAGTCGTGTGTGATTTGTCATGTGTTTACGTTTTATGTTTCTCGGTTCTTGTTTGTTGGCATAAGAATTGGTATTTATAATTTGAACAAGACTTGGGTTTACATAagaaatctatcttattaaaggtgaagtacaaattcggtgcgtttggatacttggataagattaataaaaaaatttggtgtgtttggttatagctataaaaaatggagtgtttggaaacttgaatagtagtatctattaattgtgtttccatatttcacttagtttaacaatttaattaattatattaccttaataataaattacatcattaattatattaccataataataatagtgcatatttttatttattagttaatcaatattaactttgtgccaattataaaatcaaaaatgctaaataattaggttttacatatgattaaacatttggtttattttattttactaaaatatttttattttagttacaatcgatggaaaattacgtaccaaaaaacatagttcaaaaatatgttttgtgaataaaataataacttaaatcaaaatacttaaaatgtcctacatttattgtcacttaattttcactccatataattattttatttgataaaaaaactctttctatttcacttaatttagcaaaacacataaaacagttttttattaatttatataatcatttagacatgaacattatctgtctatttagATACATGTTGTTTTTTTcgggtatcctttttttttggtaaccaagttccgcttgaatattataaacttatgtgtggattttgagttggatcattctagatctggatgaattcggttctgatgtataggaacctaaaaatatctaaataaccaatgtatctaaaacgggttcggatatttgtaacaaaaataaccatataacctgattcagtccagatcttttgagtatcgttagttaccagatcttttgaatatcgatgtataaaaatatatttcacgggccaatttaacaaaatattaattggttcagttgaaataaatatattttaaaaaattatatgaactgaaaaaatcactataagagtacttacatttggattcaaatcatttttttaataacaaaactacacaaatatgttgatttgtatacaaatttaaattacaatgtaaatatttaattgaacacaattaatacagaaatatgtcacattgtttaaacaaaatatcaaagtaaacagttgcgttctaaaatcatttattttaacaacaagccaaataaatatgttgattggagaaggaataaaataaagccaaataaatacatagtttaccagagacactctatatgtcaaatttattataaagaaatttttactaagataaatacattcaataattacaaacaaataatatattttataaaagtaaaaaataatatccgcgcttcgatatgttgattggagagggaataaaacaaagtcagagaaacacatagtttaccagagacactatgtgtgtcaaatttattataaagaaaattttactaaaataaatatgttcaataattacaaacaaataatatatttcataaaagtaaaaaataatacccgcgctttcgaagcgcgggtcaaaatctagttggtATTTATAATTTGAACGAGACTTGAGTTTACCTCTTACTAGATTTCAATCCGCACATCCGTGCagatatattctatttttacaataacatttaaaatataaaataatttataaagacATATGTCTATatcaattttagtttttctaaaatatttagtttgcaaatattatatttggtgaatttttaatgaaattttactattcaTAGACATATGTTTTTATCAGAATTTTTATTTGAAGATTTGTATTTTCAAATTGTGATATGTgactaaattaaatttgttaataaaaattctgaaaatattatttatttaaatattttaagttttgtatttttattattgccacacaaaaaaatataaaagcatACACAAAACAAACTATTGTTTATTTGctttatataaaaaacttaatatcacAACTTTTAACGGATTTGGGATATTATTTCATTCCAAAATTAATTACCTAAAACGCATAAAATCTGTTAggatttagataaaaatatttctaatctTTTGTTCAGATATTaatcttgattaaatttattccaatattaatatatgaatgtGTTTAGGATAATTAGTTAAGTTAGTATTTAAATGGTCTAACTATGACTCATATACGGTAGATTTTTAGAatgactctattttaatagagtagatggTGAAGTTTCAAATTCACTTCAAATGTTAGCACCAATCAAAATATCACGtaggattagtaaaaaaaataaaataaaaagaaaaaaatagatgaaaaatacatcgactaatttttttaaaaagccaTCCATGGTTTCTTCTTCATGATCCACACATAATATTGAAAGCTTCTTCATCACCCACAcagaatatttaaaactttatttgtCAAACTGGTGTCTACAATCCTCTGTCCttataccctaaatctaaactcaaaacactaaaccataaacccaaaacactaaaccataaactctcgGGTAAACCCTATATCCTTGGGTAAAGAGATATTCCAAGAGTTTAGAATTTTCccgggtttagggtttactcaagagtttagggtttattgtttAGTGTTTAAGGTTCCAAGGATTTTTGGTTTATTGTTTTGGGTTTACCAATTTGACAAACAAAGCTTTCAATATTCTGTGTGGATGATGAAGAACAAGCCATGGTTGGCGTTGAAAAGAATTAGTCAATGTCTTTTTTTCACATCtttcccttttttattttttattttatttaattttctttttttactaattCTACATGGCAATTTGATTGGTGATAACACTTGAAATAAATTTGAGAGTTCACCGAAGGGTTGAACCcaagttttgttcttttgtcacttacaaaaaatatttatttcttgggttcacccctatagtgaacctagaggttcacccaaccaataagaATCATTCATTtcacaaatgatatttttttttaaaaggaaacaaaatattatcaagttatattatgtttttaaaataaaaatgttaaaataaataaaagtagtAATGTatgcaaaaaagaaaatttaaaaatattttaactccgtcatcaaaacactaaactctaaactaaaaacattaaacaataaatcttaaaaataccaaatccttaatcctaaaaagaatttagggattaagattaagggtttagtatttttaagatttattgttttagtgtttagtgtttttgatttaaaatttaggattatccaagtgtttagggtttacccaagggtttagggtttagagtttaggatttagggtttagtattttgatgaCGTCGTTAAactatctaattttttttgcatatactagaatttacggtttaaaatttaagattatccaagggtttaggatttatgatttagggtttagagtttttttttacgatgttaaaatatttttttgaaatcattttttgtaactactattattattattattttttttaaaaatataatataacttgataatattttgttttcttttttaaaagatattaattatgaaatacttgattcctattgaggttcaccctaggggtgAACTCAAGAATAACTCtacaaaaaatgataaaaccgCAAAACACacattttccaccaaaaccacaCACacatttttccgccaaaacctaAAAAAGCATTTTCCCGTGAGAACCGCAAAAACgcattttcccaccaaaacaACAAAATCACATTTTCCtaccaaaacaacaaaaacaaatttttctcacaaaacaataaaaatgcattttctcgtcaaaacaataaaaatacattttctcgGCCGCTTAAACAAAAAATCGCATTTTtctaccaaaaaaacaaaaaaacacattttccttCCAAGACAACGTAAACATATATTTCcgccaaaacaacaaaaacgcATTTTCTTGTCAAAACAGTAAAAACACtttttcccgctaaaaccgtCAAAACTGCAAAAACATTTTTTCCTGCCAAATCGCAAAAACACGTTTTTCTGCCAAGACCGCAAAATGCATTTTTCCgctaaaaacgcaaaaacatgttttcctgccaaaaccgaaaaacgtgttttcctgccaaaac from Raphanus sativus cultivar WK10039 chromosome 8, ASM80110v3, whole genome shotgun sequence includes:
- the LOC108820751 gene encoding LOW QUALITY PROTEIN: acetylserotonin O-methyltransferase (The sequence of the model RefSeq protein was modified relative to this genomic sequence to represent the inferred CDS: deleted 2 bases in 2 codons), translating into MIFQYQSLTFTKSFTRKKGIVKKMEENKRNLVDEEAKASLDIWRYLFGFADIAAARCAIDLKVPEALENHSLSQPMTLAELSSAISASPSHLHRIMRFLVHQGIFKEVPTKDGLSTGYTNTPLSRRMMITKRDGKSMAPMLLLESSQEMLAPWLKLSSAISSPVNGLVRPFDAVHGKELWSFAKDNPRHSELFNEGMACEARRVVPLVARACHGLFDGVATVVDVGGGTGETMEILVKEFPWIKGINFDLPHVVEVVQVLDNVENVGGDMFDSIPACDAVFIKSVLHDWGDEDCIKILKNCKEALPPKTGKVLIVEPVVGEKKKTMIMEERDEKLEYVRLALDMILMVHTGSGKERTLKEWDFIIKEAGFARYEVRDIDDVQWVIIAYPFLKRRR